A single genomic interval of Mauremys reevesii isolate NIE-2019 linkage group 24, ASM1616193v1, whole genome shotgun sequence harbors:
- the ANP32E gene encoding acidic leucine-rich nuclear phosphoprotein 32 family member E isoform X2, translating to MEMKKRITLELRNRAPEKVTELVLDNCRSSNGEIEGLNESFKELEFLSMANVELTSLARLPTLSKLRKLELSDNIISGGLEVLAEKCPNLTYLNLSGNKIKDLSTVEALQNLKNLKSLDLFNCEITNLEDYRESVFELLHQITYLDGFDQEDNEAPDSEEEEDEGDEDDDEDEDEAGPPGEFEEDDDEDDGGSDLGEGEEEEEEVGLSYLMKEEIQDEEDDDDYVEEKGDEEEAEGVQGEKRKRDPEDEGEEEDD from the exons ATGGAGATGAAGAAGCGCATCACGCTGGAGTTGAGGAATCGGGCCCCGGAGAAG GTGACAGAGTTGGTGCTTGATAACTGTCGATCCAGCAATGGTGAAATTGAAGGCCTAAATGAGTCATTTAAAGAGCTAGAGTTTCTCAGTATGGCCAATGTAGAACTGACGTCACTGGCCAGGCTCCCCACCTTAAGTAAGCTCCGAAAG TTGGAATTGAGTGACAACATCATTTCAGGAGGCCTGGAAGTCCTGGCAGAAAAATGTCCGAATCTCACATACCTAAATCTAAGTGGCAACAAAATCAAAGATCTTAGCACTGTGGAAGCCCTT CAAAATCTTAAAAACTTGAAGAGTCTCGACTTGTTCAATTGTGAGATCACAAACCTGGAGGATTACAGAGAAAGCGTTTTTGAGCTGCTTCACCAAATCACATACCTAGATGGATTTGATCAGGAAGATAATGAGGCACCTGActcagaagaggaggaagatgagg GAGATGAGGATGATGATGAAGATGAGGATGAAGCTGGTCCACCAGGAGAGTTTGAAGAGgatgatgatgaagatgatgGAGGTTCAGATTTGGGGGAGggtgaagaagaggaggaggaagtgggcCTTTCATATCTGATGAAAGAGGAGATTCAG GATGAAGAAGATGACGATGACTATGTTGAAGAAAAAGGTGATGAGGAAGAAG CAGAGGGTGTCCAAGGGGAGAAGAGGAAACGAGACCCTGAAGATGAGGGCGAGGAAGAGGATGATTAA
- the ANP32E gene encoding acidic leucine-rich nuclear phosphoprotein 32 family member E isoform X1, translating into MEMKKRITLELRNRAPEKVTELVLDNCRSSNGEIEGLNESFKELEFLSMANVELTSLARLPTLSKLRKLELSDNIISGGLEVLAEKCPNLTYLNLSGNKIKDLSTVEALQNLKNLKSLDLFNCEITNLEDYRESVFELLHQITYLDGFDQEDNEAPDSEEEEDEEGDEDDDEDEDEAGPPGEFEEDDDEDDGGSDLGEGEEEEEEVGLSYLMKEEIQDEEDDDDYVEEKGDEEEEGVQGEKRKRDPEDEGEEEDD; encoded by the exons ATGGAGATGAAGAAGCGCATCACGCTGGAGTTGAGGAATCGGGCCCCGGAGAAG GTGACAGAGTTGGTGCTTGATAACTGTCGATCCAGCAATGGTGAAATTGAAGGCCTAAATGAGTCATTTAAAGAGCTAGAGTTTCTCAGTATGGCCAATGTAGAACTGACGTCACTGGCCAGGCTCCCCACCTTAAGTAAGCTCCGAAAG TTGGAATTGAGTGACAACATCATTTCAGGAGGCCTGGAAGTCCTGGCAGAAAAATGTCCGAATCTCACATACCTAAATCTAAGTGGCAACAAAATCAAAGATCTTAGCACTGTGGAAGCCCTT CAAAATCTTAAAAACTTGAAGAGTCTCGACTTGTTCAATTGTGAGATCACAAACCTGGAGGATTACAGAGAAAGCGTTTTTGAGCTGCTTCACCAAATCACATACCTAGATGGATTTGATCAGGAAGATAATGAGGCACCTGActcagaagaggaggaagatgagg AAGGAGATGAGGATGATGATGAAGATGAGGATGAAGCTGGTCCACCAGGAGAGTTTGAAGAGgatgatgatgaagatgatgGAGGTTCAGATTTGGGGGAGggtgaagaagaggaggaggaagtgggcCTTTCATATCTGATGAAAGAGGAGATTCAG GATGAAGAAGATGACGATGACTATGTTGAAGAAAAAGGTGATGAGGAAGAAG AGGGTGTCCAAGGGGAGAAGAGGAAACGAGACCCTGAAGATGAGGGCGAGGAAGAGGATGATTAA
- the ANP32E gene encoding acidic leucine-rich nuclear phosphoprotein 32 family member E isoform X3 — MEMKKRITLELRNRAPEKVTELVLDNCRSSNGEIEGLNESFKELEFLSMANVELTSLARLPTLSKLRKLELSDNIISGGLEVLAEKCPNLTYLNLSGNKIKDLSTVEALQNLKNLKSLDLFNCEITNLEDYRESVFELLHQITYLDGFDQEDNEAPDSEEEEDEEGDEDDDEDEDEAGPPGEFEEDDDEDDGGSDLGEGEEEEEEVGLSYLMKEEIQDEEDDDDYVEEKGDEEEAEGVQGEKRKRDPEDEGEEEDD; from the exons ATGGAGATGAAGAAGCGCATCACGCTGGAGTTGAGGAATCGGGCCCCGGAGAAG GTGACAGAGTTGGTGCTTGATAACTGTCGATCCAGCAATGGTGAAATTGAAGGCCTAAATGAGTCATTTAAAGAGCTAGAGTTTCTCAGTATGGCCAATGTAGAACTGACGTCACTGGCCAGGCTCCCCACCTTAAGTAAGCTCCGAAAG TTGGAATTGAGTGACAACATCATTTCAGGAGGCCTGGAAGTCCTGGCAGAAAAATGTCCGAATCTCACATACCTAAATCTAAGTGGCAACAAAATCAAAGATCTTAGCACTGTGGAAGCCCTT CAAAATCTTAAAAACTTGAAGAGTCTCGACTTGTTCAATTGTGAGATCACAAACCTGGAGGATTACAGAGAAAGCGTTTTTGAGCTGCTTCACCAAATCACATACCTAGATGGATTTGATCAGGAAGATAATGAGGCACCTGActcagaagaggaggaagatgagg AAGGAGATGAGGATGATGATGAAGATGAGGATGAAGCTGGTCCACCAGGAGAGTTTGAAGAGgatgatgatgaagatgatgGAGGTTCAGATTTGGGGGAGggtgaagaagaggaggaggaagtgggcCTTTCATATCTGATGAAAGAGGAGATTCAG GATGAAGAAGATGACGATGACTATGTTGAAGAAAAAGGTGATGAGGAAGAAG CAGAGGGTGTCCAAGGGGAGAAGAGGAAACGAGACCCTGAAGATGAGGGCGAGGAAGAGGATGATTAA